The Aedes albopictus strain Foshan chromosome 1, AalbF5, whole genome shotgun sequence genomic interval CAGGTGGACAGCGAAGATCCAGACTTTCCCATCTACTTCCTTCCGCATCACGCAGTGTTGAAACCAGACAGTACCACGACGAAGTTGCGGGTAGTATTCGACGCATCCTGCAAAACGTCCACAGGAGTTTCGTTAAACGATGCCCTGATGGTCGGACCCGTCGTTCAGGATGACCTGCTGGCGATTCAACTGCGTTTCCGTCTCCATCGAATAGCCATCGTCGCAGACGTGGAGAAAATGTATCGGATGATCCTCGTCTATCCGTTAGCTCAACGGCTCCAGTGCATTCTGTGGAGGGATACTCCGAAGGAACCTATCCGCACGTATCAGTTAGCTACAGTAACGTATGGGACAGCGTGTGCTCCGTACTTGGCGACCAAGTCTCTGCAGCGGCTGGCAGAACTTGAGGCTGAGAGATATCCTGTAGCGGCGAAGGCAATGAAGGAGGATTACTATGTCGACGATATGCTGAGTGGAGCCGATTACCTTGAAGCCGCTACGCAGCTAACCAGCGAAATGCTCGAGCTTGCTTCCTCCGGTGGTTTCACTTTGCGGAAATGAAACTCCAATTCCAGCGCACTCCTGGATCAGTTACCAAAGAATCTCGTCGACCGCCGGCCGGAGCTTGAGCTGGATACTGCGAACATTCCAGTGAAGACACTCGGGCTCTAGCTCGGGCTGCTCTGGGACACCACTTCAGACAGTTTTCTCTTCCGTTCACCTGTGTGGAACTCAGAGGCACCCATCACCAAGCGAATTGTGCTTGCGGACACAGCACGGTGGGTGGCGTTCAGTATACTGAAAGGATTTTCCGTATACCttttatgtgtgaaactacatattttttttgcaatttgtcttgACAAATAAATCATATGTATGCGAAACATAACACTTATGAGGCCTTTTCGACATAAATACCATATTGAGAACCAAATGACA includes:
- the LOC134289892 gene encoding uncharacterized protein LOC134289892, yielding MSFYILPEMTATLPVQRFCEPGQIDIIIGAESFYDLLTEGRSKISEEGPTLNTVFGWIVSGRIPDQPVSPTQSVSFSCTLADIQDQLARFWELESCKSSSIQSVESTCETIFDETTTRDSSGRFMVSLPKKEFVRQQLGECETIATKRFLALERRLEANPELKTQYHQIIREYEQLGHMKQVDSEDPDFPIYFLPHHAVLKPDSTTTKLRVVFDASCKTSTGVSLNDALMVGPVVQDDLLAIQLRFRLHRIAIVADVEKMYRMILVYPLAQRLQCILWRDTPKEPIRTYQLATVTYGTACAPYLATKSLQRLAELEAERYPVAAKAMKEDYYVDDMLSGADYLEAATQLTSEMLELASSGGFTLRK